From Elephas maximus indicus isolate mEleMax1 chromosome 1, mEleMax1 primary haplotype, whole genome shotgun sequence, a single genomic window includes:
- the LIPH gene encoding lipase member H yields MLRLYFFIGLMCLVRSDTDETCLVFTKLSFHNAVVGTGLNVKLMLYTRRNPTCAQGVNSTALGNLNVTKKTTFIIHGFRPTGSPPVWLEDLVEGLLSAEDMNVVVVDWNRGATTVIYSQASGKTRNVAKILKEFIDRMLVEGASLGDIYMIGVSLGAHISGFVGEMFNGQLGRITGLDPAGPSFNGRPPQDRLDPSDAQFVDVIHSDIDALGYREPLGNIDFYPNGGLDQPGCPKTIFAGIQYFKCDHQRSMYLYLSSLSENCTITTYPCDSYRDYRDGKCASCGRAPGESCPTVGYYADNWKDYLREKDPPMTKAFFDTAEKKPFCMYHYFVDIITWNKNVRRGSITIKLRDKDGKTTESRIDHQPATFQKYHQVSLLARFNQYLDKVAAISLVFSTGTVIGPKYKLRILRMKLRSLAHPERPQLCRYDLVLLENTETVFQPIPCPKLLM; encoded by the exons aCACAGATGAAACATGTCTCGTGTTCACCAAACTGAGCTTTCACAATGCAGTGGTCGGTACAGGACTAAATGTGAAGCTAATGCTCTACACAAGGAGAAATCCAACCTGTGCCCAAggggtcaactccacagcacttgGGAACTTGAACGTGACCAAGAAAACCACCTTCATTATTCATGGATTCAGGCCAACGGGCTCCCCTCCAGTTTGGTTGGAGGACTTAGTAGAAGGTTTGCTCTCTGCAGAAGACATGAACGTGGTTGTTGTTGATTGGAATCGAGGAGCTACCACTGTAATATACTCCCAAGCCTCTGGAAAAACCAGAAACGTAGCAAAAATCTTGAAGGAATTTATTGACCGGATGTTG GTAGAAGGAGCTTCTCTTGGTGACATTTACATGATTGGAGTAAGTCTAGGAGCCCACATATCTGGATTTGTTGGAGAAATGTTCAATGGGCAGCTGGGGAGAATTACAG GTCTTGATCCTGCGGGCCCTTCATTCAACGGGAGACCTCCCCAAGACAGATTAGATCCCAGTGATGCGCAGTTTGTTGATGTCATCCACTCTGACATTGATG caCTGGGCTACAGAGAGCCACTAGGGAACATAGACTTCTACCCAAATGGAGGGTTGGATCAGCCTGGTTGTCCCAAAACAATATTTGCAG GGATACAGTACTTCAAATGTGACCACCAGAGATCCATGTACCTGTACCTTTCTTCTCTGAGCGAAAACTGTACCATCACCACGTACCCCTGTGACTCCTACCGCGATTACAGGGACGGCAAGTGTGCCAGCTGTGGCAGAGCACCAGGGGAGTCCTGTCCCACCGTGG GCTATTATGCTGATAATTGGAAAGACTAtttaagagagaaagaccctccgaTGACTAAAGCATTCTTTGACACAGCTGAGAAGAAACCATTCTGCA TGTATCATTATTTTGTGGACATTATAACTTGGAACAAAAATGTAAGAAGGGGATCTATCACAATCAAATTAAGAGACAAAGATGGAAAAACGACAGAATCCAGAATCGATCA TCAACCTGCAACATTTCAGAAATATCACCAAGTGAGTCTGCTTGCAAGATTTAATCAATATCTGGATAAAGTGGCAGCCATTTCCTTGGTGTTTTCTACAGGAACTGTTATAGGCCCGAAGTACAAGCTCAGGATTCTCCGCATGAAGTTAAGGTCTCTCGCCCATCCAGAGCG GCCTCAGTTGTGCCGCTACGACCTTGTACTGCTGGAAAACACTGAAACAGTCTTTCAACCTATTCCCTGCCCAAAGCTGCTGATGTAA